A window from Balaenoptera musculus isolate JJ_BM4_2016_0621 chromosome 8, mBalMus1.pri.v3, whole genome shotgun sequence encodes these proteins:
- the SIGIRR gene encoding single Ig IL-1-related receptor isoform X2 has product MTSVTDIPSSGGKSWNQPLTRPGALTDWPQGQRLNPAQPLRDQSARPRSPGEPWVAPVSSLPRGGPGQTMAGPCERAPDFLSPSGNQVLWPALGSVVTLNCTASVVSGPHCPLPSVQWLKDGLLLGNGSHYDLHEDSWVKANWSEVLVSSVLRINLTSTEDFRTFTCSVQNTSSSSFTLGRAGLAGHVAAVLASLLVLLVLLLAALLYVKCRLNVLLWYQDTYGEVEMNDGKLYDAYVSYSDSPEDRKFVNFILKPQLERRRGYKLFLDDRDLLPRAEPSADLLVNLSRCRRLVVVLSDAFLGRAWCSHSFREGLCRLLELTRRPIFITFEGQRRDPAHPALRLLRQHRHLVTLLLWRPGSVTPSSDFWKELQLALPRKVQYRAMEGDPQTRLQDDKDPMLIVRGRVPEGRTLDPELDPDPEGDLGVRGPVFGEPAAPPHASGVSLGEGQGSEVDVSDLGSRNYSARTDFYCLVSEDDV; this is encoded by the exons ATGACCTCAGTGACGGACATCCCCTCCTCAGGAGGAAAGAGCTGGAACCAG CCTCTGACCCGTCCCGGTGCCCTGACTGACTGGCCACAAGGACAGAGATTGAATCCTGCCCAGCCCTTGAGGGATCAGTCTGCTCGGCCAAGGAGCCCCGGGGAGCCGTGGGTGGCACCAGTGTCCAGCCTGCCTCGAGGAGGCCCCGGCCAGACCATGGCAG GACCCTGCGAGAGGGCCCCTGACTTCCTCTCCCCATCTGGAAACCAGGTCCTGTGGCCTGCCCTGGGCAGTGTGGTCACTCTGAACTGCACGGCCTCGGTGGTCTCTGGGCCCCACTGCCCCTTGCCCTCGGTCCAGTGGCTGAAAGATGGGCTGCTGCTGGGCAATGGAAGCCACTATGACCTCCATGAGGACTCCTG GGTCAAGGCCAACTGGTCAGAGGTGCTTGTGTCCAGTGTCCTGCGGATCAACCTGACCAGTACTGAGGACTTCAGGACCTTCACCTGCTCCGTCCAGAACACCAGCTCCTCTTCCTTCACTCTTGGGAGAGCTG gcctggctggaCATGTGGCCGCGGTGCTGGCCTCACTCCTGGTCCTGCTGGTCCTGCTCCTGGCAGCGCTGCTATACGTGAAGTGTCGACTCAATGTACTGCTCTGGTACCAAGACACGTATGGGGAGGTGGAGATGAACG ACGGGAAGCTCTACGACGCCTACGTCTCCTACAGCGACAGCCCCGAGGACCGGAAGTTCGTGAACTTCATCCTGAAGCCGCAGCTGGAGCGGCGTCGGGGTTACAAGCTCTTTCTGGACGACCGCGACCTCCTGCCGCGCGCGG AGCCGTCGGCCGACCTCCTGGTGAACCTGAGCCGCTGCCGGCGCCTCGTCGTGGTGTTGTCCGACGCCTTCCTCGGCCGGGCCTGGTGCAGTCACAGCTTCCG GGAGGGCCTGTGCCGGCTGCTGGAGCTCACGCGCAGACCCATCTTCATCACTTTCGAGGGCCAGCGGCGCGACCCCGCACACCCTGCGCTCCGCCTGCTGCGCCAGCATCGCCACCTGGTGACCCTGCTGCTCTGGAGGCCCGGTTCCGTG ACACCTTCCTCCGATTTTTGGAAAGAGCTACAGTTGGCGTTGCCACGGAAGGTGCAGTACAGAGCGATGGAGGGAGACCCCCAGACCCGGCTGCAGGATGACAAGGACCCCATGCTGATTGTGCGAGGCCGGGTCCCAGAGGGTCGGACCCTGGACCCGGAGCTGGACCCTGACCCTGAGGGGGACCTGG GTGTACGAGGGCCTGTCTTTGGGGAGCCAGCAGCTCCACCGCATGCAAGTGGGGTCTCGCTTGGAGAGGGCCAAGGCAGTGAAGTGGATGTGTCGGACCTTGGCTCCCGAAACTACAGTGCCCGCACGGACTTCTATTGCCTGGTGTCGGAGGATGACGTGTAG
- the SIGIRR gene encoding single Ig IL-1-related receptor isoform X1 — MWQPCPRGPGNEANSRAHEGCRECCPTLGCHGVPGADDVQSRLCLVLCGLHAAAGAEAVLRWPELHVNLSCSCLTCSRGWRQPLTRPGALTDWPQGQRLNPAQPLRDQSARPRSPGEPWVAPVSSLPRGGPGQTMAGPCERAPDFLSPSGNQVLWPALGSVVTLNCTASVVSGPHCPLPSVQWLKDGLLLGNGSHYDLHEDSWVKANWSEVLVSSVLRINLTSTEDFRTFTCSVQNTSSSSFTLGRAGLAGHVAAVLASLLVLLVLLLAALLYVKCRLNVLLWYQDTYGEVEMNDGKLYDAYVSYSDSPEDRKFVNFILKPQLERRRGYKLFLDDRDLLPRAEPSADLLVNLSRCRRLVVVLSDAFLGRAWCSHSFREGLCRLLELTRRPIFITFEGQRRDPAHPALRLLRQHRHLVTLLLWRPGSVTPSSDFWKELQLALPRKVQYRAMEGDPQTRLQDDKDPMLIVRGRVPEGRTLDPELDPDPEGDLGVRGPVFGEPAAPPHASGVSLGEGQGSEVDVSDLGSRNYSARTDFYCLVSEDDV; from the exons ATGTGGCAGCCCTGCCCCAGGGGACCTGGGAACGAGGCCAACTCCCGGGCTCACGAGGGGTGCCGGGAGTGCTGTCCCACCCTGGGCTGTCACGGTGTCCCCGGGGCAGATGACGTGCAGTCTAGGCTGTGCCTGGTGCTCTGCGGCCTCCACGCGGCAGCTGGGGCAGAGGCAGTGCTTCGGTGGCCAGAGTTACACGTTAACTTATCCTGTTCTTGTTTAACTTGCTCCCGGGGATGGCGGCAGCCTCTGACCCGTCCCGGTGCCCTGACTGACTGGCCACAAGGACAGAGATTGAATCCTGCCCAGCCCTTGAGGGATCAGTCTGCTCGGCCAAGGAGCCCCGGGGAGCCGTGGGTGGCACCAGTGTCCAGCCTGCCTCGAGGAGGCCCCGGCCAGACCATGGCAG GACCCTGCGAGAGGGCCCCTGACTTCCTCTCCCCATCTGGAAACCAGGTCCTGTGGCCTGCCCTGGGCAGTGTGGTCACTCTGAACTGCACGGCCTCGGTGGTCTCTGGGCCCCACTGCCCCTTGCCCTCGGTCCAGTGGCTGAAAGATGGGCTGCTGCTGGGCAATGGAAGCCACTATGACCTCCATGAGGACTCCTG GGTCAAGGCCAACTGGTCAGAGGTGCTTGTGTCCAGTGTCCTGCGGATCAACCTGACCAGTACTGAGGACTTCAGGACCTTCACCTGCTCCGTCCAGAACACCAGCTCCTCTTCCTTCACTCTTGGGAGAGCTG gcctggctggaCATGTGGCCGCGGTGCTGGCCTCACTCCTGGTCCTGCTGGTCCTGCTCCTGGCAGCGCTGCTATACGTGAAGTGTCGACTCAATGTACTGCTCTGGTACCAAGACACGTATGGGGAGGTGGAGATGAACG ACGGGAAGCTCTACGACGCCTACGTCTCCTACAGCGACAGCCCCGAGGACCGGAAGTTCGTGAACTTCATCCTGAAGCCGCAGCTGGAGCGGCGTCGGGGTTACAAGCTCTTTCTGGACGACCGCGACCTCCTGCCGCGCGCGG AGCCGTCGGCCGACCTCCTGGTGAACCTGAGCCGCTGCCGGCGCCTCGTCGTGGTGTTGTCCGACGCCTTCCTCGGCCGGGCCTGGTGCAGTCACAGCTTCCG GGAGGGCCTGTGCCGGCTGCTGGAGCTCACGCGCAGACCCATCTTCATCACTTTCGAGGGCCAGCGGCGCGACCCCGCACACCCTGCGCTCCGCCTGCTGCGCCAGCATCGCCACCTGGTGACCCTGCTGCTCTGGAGGCCCGGTTCCGTG ACACCTTCCTCCGATTTTTGGAAAGAGCTACAGTTGGCGTTGCCACGGAAGGTGCAGTACAGAGCGATGGAGGGAGACCCCCAGACCCGGCTGCAGGATGACAAGGACCCCATGCTGATTGTGCGAGGCCGGGTCCCAGAGGGTCGGACCCTGGACCCGGAGCTGGACCCTGACCCTGAGGGGGACCTGG GTGTACGAGGGCCTGTCTTTGGGGAGCCAGCAGCTCCACCGCATGCAAGTGGGGTCTCGCTTGGAGAGGGCCAAGGCAGTGAAGTGGATGTGTCGGACCTTGGCTCCCGAAACTACAGTGCCCGCACGGACTTCTATTGCCTGGTGTCGGAGGATGACGTGTAG
- the SIGIRR gene encoding single Ig IL-1-related receptor isoform X3, with the protein MAGPCERAPDFLSPSGNQVLWPALGSVVTLNCTASVVSGPHCPLPSVQWLKDGLLLGNGSHYDLHEDSWVKANWSEVLVSSVLRINLTSTEDFRTFTCSVQNTSSSSFTLGRAGLAGHVAAVLASLLVLLVLLLAALLYVKCRLNVLLWYQDTYGEVEMNDGKLYDAYVSYSDSPEDRKFVNFILKPQLERRRGYKLFLDDRDLLPRAEPSADLLVNLSRCRRLVVVLSDAFLGRAWCSHSFREGLCRLLELTRRPIFITFEGQRRDPAHPALRLLRQHRHLVTLLLWRPGSVTPSSDFWKELQLALPRKVQYRAMEGDPQTRLQDDKDPMLIVRGRVPEGRTLDPELDPDPEGDLGVRGPVFGEPAAPPHASGVSLGEGQGSEVDVSDLGSRNYSARTDFYCLVSEDDV; encoded by the exons ATGGCAG GACCCTGCGAGAGGGCCCCTGACTTCCTCTCCCCATCTGGAAACCAGGTCCTGTGGCCTGCCCTGGGCAGTGTGGTCACTCTGAACTGCACGGCCTCGGTGGTCTCTGGGCCCCACTGCCCCTTGCCCTCGGTCCAGTGGCTGAAAGATGGGCTGCTGCTGGGCAATGGAAGCCACTATGACCTCCATGAGGACTCCTG GGTCAAGGCCAACTGGTCAGAGGTGCTTGTGTCCAGTGTCCTGCGGATCAACCTGACCAGTACTGAGGACTTCAGGACCTTCACCTGCTCCGTCCAGAACACCAGCTCCTCTTCCTTCACTCTTGGGAGAGCTG gcctggctggaCATGTGGCCGCGGTGCTGGCCTCACTCCTGGTCCTGCTGGTCCTGCTCCTGGCAGCGCTGCTATACGTGAAGTGTCGACTCAATGTACTGCTCTGGTACCAAGACACGTATGGGGAGGTGGAGATGAACG ACGGGAAGCTCTACGACGCCTACGTCTCCTACAGCGACAGCCCCGAGGACCGGAAGTTCGTGAACTTCATCCTGAAGCCGCAGCTGGAGCGGCGTCGGGGTTACAAGCTCTTTCTGGACGACCGCGACCTCCTGCCGCGCGCGG AGCCGTCGGCCGACCTCCTGGTGAACCTGAGCCGCTGCCGGCGCCTCGTCGTGGTGTTGTCCGACGCCTTCCTCGGCCGGGCCTGGTGCAGTCACAGCTTCCG GGAGGGCCTGTGCCGGCTGCTGGAGCTCACGCGCAGACCCATCTTCATCACTTTCGAGGGCCAGCGGCGCGACCCCGCACACCCTGCGCTCCGCCTGCTGCGCCAGCATCGCCACCTGGTGACCCTGCTGCTCTGGAGGCCCGGTTCCGTG ACACCTTCCTCCGATTTTTGGAAAGAGCTACAGTTGGCGTTGCCACGGAAGGTGCAGTACAGAGCGATGGAGGGAGACCCCCAGACCCGGCTGCAGGATGACAAGGACCCCATGCTGATTGTGCGAGGCCGGGTCCCAGAGGGTCGGACCCTGGACCCGGAGCTGGACCCTGACCCTGAGGGGGACCTGG GTGTACGAGGGCCTGTCTTTGGGGAGCCAGCAGCTCCACCGCATGCAAGTGGGGTCTCGCTTGGAGAGGGCCAAGGCAGTGAAGTGGATGTGTCGGACCTTGGCTCCCGAAACTACAGTGCCCGCACGGACTTCTATTGCCTGGTGTCGGAGGATGACGTGTAG
- the PKP3 gene encoding plakophilin-3 encodes MQPRTPQPAAEASGMSPGAGSIWTTSRPEMGVYSLALPSDLQLDRRGTEGPEAERLRAARVQEQVRARLLQLGQQPWQNGPAQPDGVAEAARGACRAQYHTLQAGFSSRSQGRSGDTSTFRPIARPACNPVSWSSRSAVDVSSGRRLSSAQSGGSALGAAGYRGARPAAPPPTRPTSFHERGRVGSWADHDTLSLRSLRLGAGGPDECYRVVEEPREPAATSAYRAFASERQADSSCGRAGGLDWPEAAEGPPSRTIRAPAMRTLQRFQSGHRSRVGAGGVPGGVLEPAIRAPSVRSLSLSLGDSGHLPDTRGLDSYGGHRTVQRLSSGFDDIDLPSAVKYLMASDPNLQVLGAAYIQHKCYSDTAAKKQARSLQAVARLVKLFNHANQEVQRHATGAMRNLVYDNADNKLALVEENGIFELLRTLREQDDELRKNVTGILWNLSSSDHLKDRLARDTLEQLTDLVLSPFSGAGGTPLTQQNASEAEIFYNATGFLRNLSSASQATRQKMRECHGLVDSLVTYINHALDAGKCEDKSVENAVCVLRNLSYRLYDEMPPSALQRLEGRGRRDAAGAPPGEAVGCFTPQSRRLRELPLMADALTFAEVSKDPKGLEWLWSPQVVALYNRLLQRCELNRHTTEAAAGALQNITAGDRRWAGVLSRLALEQERILNPLLDRVRTADHHQLRSLTGLIRNLARNARNKDELSTKVVSHLIEKLPGSPGENSPPADVLVNIIAVLNNLVVASPVAARDLLYFDGLRKLFFIKKKRDSPDNETSSRAASSLLANLWQYNKLHRDFRAKGYRKEDFLGP; translated from the exons ATGCAGCCCAGGACTCCTCAGCCGGCAGCGGAGGCCTCTGGGATGAGCCCGGGGGCCGGCAGTATCTGGACCACCAGCAGG CCCGAGATGGGTGTGTACTCCCTGGCGCTGCCCTCGGACCTGCAGCTGGACCGCCGGGGCACCGAAGGGCCGGAGGCCGAGAGGCTGCGTGCAGCTCGCGTCCAGGAGCAGGTCCGCGCTCGCCTCCTGCAGCTGGGTCAGCAGCCTTGGCAGAACGGGCCGGCCCAGCCCGACGGGGTGGCTGAGGCGGCCAGAG GCGCGTGCCGGGCTCAGTACCACACCTTGCAGGCCGGTTTCAGCTCCCGCTCCCAGGGCCGGAGCGGGGACACCTCG acCTTCCGGCCCATCGCCAGGCCCGCCTGCAACCCTGTCTCCTGGTCCTCCCGCTCGGCCGTGGACGTGAGCTCCGGTCGAAGGCTGAGCTCAGCCCAGAGCGGAGGCAGTGCCCTTGGGGCCGCAGGGTATAGGGGTGCCCGGCCCGCGGCGCCCCCGCCCACCCGGCCCACGTCCTTCCACGAGCGTGGCAGGGTGGGGAGCTGGGCGGATCACGACACCTTGTCCCTGCGCTCGCTcaggctgggggccgggggcccGGATGAATGCTACAGAGTGGTGGAGGAGCCGCGGGAGCCGGCGGCCACCTCCGCCTACAGGGCCTTTGCCTCTGAGCGCCAGGCCGACTCCAGCTGTGgccgggctgggggcctggactgGCCGGAGGCTGCCGAGGGGCCGCCCAGCCGGACCATCCGTGCCCCCGCCATGCGGACCCTGCAGCGGTTCCAGAGCGGCCACCGCAGCCGtgtgggggctgggggagtgcCAGGGGGCGTCCTGGAGCCCGCTATCCGGGCGCCATCTGTGCgcagcctcagcctcagcctgGGCGACTCGGGCCACCTGCCGGACACGCGTGGGCTGGACAGCTACGGTGGCCACCGCACTGTGCAGAGGCTCAGCAGCGG CTTTGATGACATTGACCTGCCCTCGGCAGTCAAGTACCTCATGGCCTCAGATCCCAACCTGCAGGTGCTGGGAGCAGCCTACATTCAGCACAAGTGCTACAGTGACACAGCAGCCAAGAAGCAG GCCCGCAGCCTGCAGGCGGTGGCTAGGCTGGTGAAGCTCTTCAACCACGCCAACCAGGAGGTGCAGCGCCACGCCACGGGCGCCATGCGCAACCTTGTCTACGACAACGCGGACAACAAGCTGGCCCTGGTGGAGGAGAACGGCATCTTCGAGCTGCTGCGGACGCTGCGCGAGCAGGACGACGAGCTGCGCAAGAACGTCACAG GGATCCTGTGGAACCTGTCCTCCAGTGACCACCTGAAGGACCGCCTGGCCCGAGACACGCTGGAGCAGCTCACAGACCTGGTGCTGAGCCCCTTCTCAGGGGCCGGGGGAACGCCCCTCACCCAGCAGAACGCCTCGGAAGCGGAGATCTTCTACAATGCCACGGGCTTCCTCAG GAACCTCAGCTCGGCCTCCCAGGCCACTCGCCAGAAGATGCGTGAGTGCCACGGGCTGGTGGACTCCCTGGTCACCTATATCAACCACGCCCTGGACGCGGGCAAGTGCGAGGACAAG AGCGTGGAGAACGCCGTGTGCGTGCTCAGGAACCTGTCCTACCGCCTGTACGACGAGATGCCACCGTCGGCCCTGCAGCGGCTGGAGGGCCGAGGCCGCCGGGATGCGGCAGGGGCGCCGCCAGGCGAGGCAGTGGGCTGTTTCACGCCGCAGAGCCGGCGGCTCCGAGAG ctgcccctcaTGGCCGACGCGCTCACCTTCGCCGAGGTGTCTAAGGACCCCAAGGGCCTGGAGTGGCTGTGGAGCCCCCAGGTGGTGGCGCTGTACAACCGGCTGCTGCAGCGCTGTGAGCTCAACCGGCACACGACGGAAGCGGCTGCCGGGGCGCTGCAGAACATCACCGCAGGCGACCGCAGG TGGGCGGGCGTGCTGAGCCGGCTGGCTCTGGAGCAGGAGCGCATCCTGAACCCGCTGCTGGACCGAGTTCGGACCGCTGACCACCACCAGCTGCGCTCACTGACCGGCCTCATCCGAAACCTGGCTCGGAACGCCAGGAACAAGGACGAGCTGT CCACCAAGGTGGTGAGTCACCTGATTGAGAAGCTGCCTGGCAGCCCGGGCGAGAACTCGCCCCCGGCCGACGTGCTGGTGAACATCATAGCCGTCCTCAACAACCTGGTGGTGGCCAGTCCCGTGGCCGCCCGAGACCTGCTCTACTTCGATGGGCTGCGCAAGCTGTTCTTCATCAAGAAGAAGCGGGACAG cccTGACAATGAGACGTCCTCCCGGGCAGCCTCCAGCCTCTTGGCCAACCTGTGGCAGTACAACAAGCTCCACCGAGACTTCCGGGCG AAGGGCTACCGAAAGGAAGACTTCCTGGGCCCGTAG